Proteins from a single region of Ogataea parapolymorpha DL-1 chromosome IV, whole genome shotgun sequence:
- a CDS encoding putative mitochondrial dynamin GTPase (Msp1), with amino-acid sequence MRVPAYLGGGLAAAGSYVAYKVDQATSYTQSHLDSAKEFAGNVASEVGGFFNDMFSGSGGSSGGKDGGDTGMVAGSGAAAAIGLAQDNEDDEEVDILDNEEEEEEDAPDNTDDAMLNLTRQMIEIRSILLSIGGSNALRLPSIVVIGSQSSGKSSVLESIVGQEFLPKGSNMVTRRPIELTLVNDSTLAAETAEFPALKMYNMTDFQQVQKVLYELNMSIPETEAVSSDPIQLVIKSPKVPDLSLVDLPGYIQVEAADQPVTLKSKIRELCDRYLEEPNIILAISAADVDLANSSALRAAKKADPKGERTIGVITKLDLVDSETARKMLTNKKYPLKMGYVGVITRPPPSTSLFRRQSGAQAFVAQQNFEKAYFKEHKDSFIGTTVSTKALKKKLMKVLERSMANCLRPMHVVVSNELEEASYKYKVEFNDRDLTSEKYMAQTIDNLKLAIKEFSERFGRPELRALLRSELDQKVLDLIALRYWNKPPVTNKNKESENEPSLDELATAPPNDTFWHRKLDIATASLTKLGVGRLATSLISDAILTEIDVLLDNTDLRSHPMIKNAIKDAAVSVLTTRYNSTAEQVENCIKPYKYEIEVDDREWALSRQHATMLLKEELKQCTSAYNQLKKTLGGNKLKQITTYLENENNLVGQTIAKENLGFSPGLLSRGREALFLKERSRLLAMRLKFLQSGCKSKDNKYKCPEVFMDLVAEKLTQTAVLFLNVELLSDFYYTFPRELEKKLGKSLTPEQIEQFAKEDPKVKKHIELQERKELLDLALSKIEDVMALQKRIV; translated from the coding sequence ATGCGTGTTCCTGCCTATCTTGGCGGGGGACTAGCGGCTGCAGGTTCTTATGTGGCCTACAAAGTTGATCAGGCTACCAGCTACACACAATCGCATCTTGACTCTGCTAAAGAATTTGCCGGAAACGTAGCAAGCGAGGTTGGGGGTTTCTTCAATGACATGTTCTCCGGTTCTGGTGGCTCTTCAGGAGGCAAGGATGGAGGGGATACGGGAATGGTCGCAGGGTCCGGAGCAGCTGCCGCAATAGGTTTGGCTCAAGATAACGAGGACGATGAAGAGGTGGATATCCTCGAcaacgaggaagaagaggaagaagacgcTCCGGACAACACTGACGATGCGATGCTAAATCTCACGCGCCAAATGATTGAGATCAGAAGCATTTTGCTCAGTATAGGGGGATCTAATGCTTTGCGACTCCCCTCGATCGTGGTGATAGGTTCACAGAGCAGTGGTAAATCTTCTGTTCTTGAGTCCATTGTGGGGCAAGAGTTCCTTCCCAAGGGGTCAAACATGGTTACTAGACGTCCAATAGAGCTGACACTGGTCAATGACAGCACACTTGCGGCCGAAACAGCAGAGTTTCCTGCGCTAAAGATGTACAATATGACAGACTTCCAACAAGTGCAAAAGGTGCTTTATGAGCTCAACATGAGCATTCCTGAGACCGAAGCCGTGTCCAGCGACCCTATCCAGCTTGTCATAAAGTCCCCAAAGGTTCCAGACTTGTCATTAGTGGACTTACCAGGTTATATTCAAGTCGAAGCCGCAGACCAGCCGGTCACCCTAAAATCCAAAATTCGTGAGCTTTGCGATCGCTATCTGGAGGAGCCAAATATTATACTGGCTATTAGTGCAGCAGATGTGGATTTGGCCAATTCCTCTGCGTTAAGAGCTGCCAAAAAGGCTGATCCTAAAGGAGAGAGAACGATTGGAGTGATTACAAAGCTTGATTTGGTCGACTCCGAGACTGCTCGCAAGATGCTCACCAACAAAAAATACCCCTTAAAGATGGGATATGTGGGTGTTATTACGCGACCTCCCCCATCGACATCCTTGTTTCGTCGTCAGAGTGGGGCACAGGCGTTTGTTGCACAgcagaattttgaaaaagccTACTTTAAAGAGCACAAAGATTCATTTATAGGCACGACAGTCTCTACAAAGGCactgaagaaaaagctgatgAAGGTGCTTGAGCGCTCAATGGCCAATTGCCTCAGGCCAATGCATGTTGTCGTTTCCAACGAGCTTGAGGAGGCCAGTTACAAGTACAAGGTCGAGTTTAATGACAGAGACCTAACGAGTGAGAAATACATGGCACAGACGATAGACAATTTGAAACTGGCCATTAAAGAGTTTAGCGAGCGGTTCGGAAGACCAGAATTACGTGCGCTACTAAGAAGCGAGCTCGATCAAAAAGTTCTTGACCTCATTGCACTGAGGTACTGGAACAAGCCTCCAGTGacaaacaaaaacaaggaGAGCGAGAATGAGCCATCGCTCGATGAACTTGCGACTGCACCTCCCAATGACACCTTCTGGCATCGCAAGCTCGATATTGCGACAGCAAGTTTAACCAAGCTGGGAGTTGGACGTCTTGCTACCTCTTTGATTTCCGACGCCATTTTGACGGAAATTGACGTTCTTCTGGATAACACAGACTTGCGCTCGCATCCGATGATCAAAAATGCTATCAAGGATGCCGCTGTTTCGGTATTAACCACGAGATACAATTCGACTGCTGAACAGGTGGAAAATTGTATCAAGCCTTATAAATACGAGATCGAGGTGGATGACAGAGAATGGGCTCTCAGTAGGCAGCACGCAACGATGCTCCTGaaagaagagctcaaaCAATGTACTTCAGCTTATAACCAGTTGAAAAAGACGTTAGGAGGTAACAAATTGAAACAAATCACAACTTACTTGGAGAACGAAAACAATCTTGTTGGTCAGACGATTGCTAAGGAAAACCTTGGATTTAGCCCAGGCCTCCTTTCACGTGGACGAGAGGCGTTGTTTTTGAAGGAGCGTTCCAGATTACTGGCCATGAGACTCAAGTTTTTGCAGTCGGGCTGCAAGTCGAAAGATAACAAGTATAAATGCCCAGAAGTGTTCATGGACTTGGTAGCAGAAAAACTGACACAAACGGCAGTTCTCTTTTTGAACGTTGAGCTATTGAGCGACTTTTACTATACTTTCCCTCgggagctggaaaagaagcTTGGAAAGAGCTTGACACCAGAACAGATTGAGCAGTTTGCAAAAGAAGATCCTAAAGTGAAGAAACATATTGAGTTGCAAGAACGCAAGGAGCTTTTAGATTTGGCTCTGTCAAAAATTGAAGATGTCATGGCTCTTCAAAAACGAATTGTATAA
- a CDS encoding Mitochondrial outer membrane protein IML2 encodes MLQALGLRGSAKISEDQKVSRIITQALQYENALKAMDYFLDDRSSEGLRLLEDHDQSAITQLAYAVIQFIEATLGFEAATMKKANDALVLAENMSWKEKTFAEKNKIQTSAIYPPGTEWAVTYAEANLLSALLMLLSESMVDSAKALLKLRRAYHTLDEISKSMERNSVENGMSNSSMNSGSSSTSTASSQRFADVPGLSSEQSVKDEDVIKRLEKLYKVRKARIDGEHIGNPPASESLRHNLGFKERQKGELSDTMGFTVEYGNSDVPTIDEFIHSGVNLCFGILQVVLSLIPPAIGRVLSVVGFKGSREHGLKMVWNAAKERNIHGGLGLLALLVFYDGPFQFTDVDFDLPSTIELKKMSSQSSHTLVTTETFGRKAKVERKMELEKMASVGDGEPTLLHPGPKLVSVLLHARALFPNGNLWLLQESRMLASRGRLEEAVELMDTAHKSEMKQVDALLGYDRAMILAFMHKFDRAGREFLELVNINSYSHCLYTYFAGACYLECYRMCITGLNIESDVPDKVDLTKKDYYKEQAEKHLKAAPSLIGKKKFQSKIPPFEKFIARKLKQIEKTQQATGLPFLDCVGTSLIHELVYFWNGYNRMTEEQLRLSIELLGYSADAIKDRDLDLENPATHEPYSKISEAREEAMIRHTLQAISLRRLGKIEEGSKLLDSAVISNMTETGKAGVNQKLLKLTENPWLYPTALYEKALFCWKQQGFDGLEESKNWLKKSQTYGGDDYELSTRVSMKTKAALDRLEDIRI; translated from the coding sequence ATGTTACAAGCTTTGGGATTAAGAGGTTCTGCTAAGATATCAGAAGACCAGAAGGTCTCGCGGATTATAACGCAGGCTCTTCAATACGAGAATGCGCTGAAGGCCATGGACTACTTTCTGGACGATAGATCGAGCGAAGGACTcaggctgctggaggacCATGACCAATCCGCCATCACCCAGCTGGCATACGCCGTGATTCAGTTCATCGAGGCCACGCTGGGGTTTGAAGCGGCCACTATGAAAAAGGCGAACGATGCGCTTGTCCTTGCGGAAAACATGTCCTGGAAAGAGAAGACGTTTGCGgagaagaacaagatccAGACCTCTGCTATATATCCGCCCGGCACCGAATGGGCCGTCACTTACGCGGAGGCAAATCTGCTGAGTGCACTGCTAATGCTGTTGAGTGAGAGTATGGTCGATAGCGCAAAGGCCCTTTTGAAGCTCAGGCGCGCGTACCACAcgttggacgagatcagcaAGAGTATGGAGCGGAACTCTGTCGAGAACGGGATGAGCAATTCGTCGATGAATAGCGGCTCATCTAGCACGAGCACCGCCTCGTCGCAGCGGTTTGCGGACGTTCCGGGCCTGTCGAGCGAGCAGAGTGtgaaggacgaggatgttATCAAGCGACTCGAGAAACTGTACAAAGTCAGGAAAGCACGCATCGACGGCGAGCACATCGGCAACCCGCCAGCCTCGGAGTCGCTCAGACACAACTTGGGCTTCAAGGAGAGACAGAAGGGCGAACTAAGCGACACGATGGGTTTCACAGTAGAATACGGCAATTCGGACGTGCCGACaatcgacgagttcatcCATTCGGGAGTCAACCTGTGTTTCGGGATTTTGCAGGTGGTTTTGTCTTTGATTCCACCTGCTATCGGAAGAGTTCTATCCGTGGTTGGTTTCAAGGGATCCCGGGAGCACGGGCTGAAAATGGTCTGGAACGCGGCCAAGGAAAGAAACATTCACGGCGGACTTGGGCTTCTTGCGCTACTGGTGTTTTATGACGGGCCTTTCCAGTTTACAGATGTCGACTTCGATCTTCCGTCCACTAtagagctcaaaaagatgaGCTCTCAGTCAAGCCATACGCTTGTCACTACCGAGACCTTTGGTCGGAAAGCAAAAGTGGAGCGTAagatggagctggaaaagatgGCAAGTGTTGGGGATGGTGAGCCGACCTTGCTGCATCCGGGGCCAAAGCTGGTTTCGGTGCTGTTGCATGCACGAGCTCTATTCCCGAACGGCAATTTGTGGTTGCTTCAGGAGTCCCGAATGCTTGCCAGCCGTGGTCGGTTGGAGGAGGCTGTGGAGCTGATGGATACTGCGCATAAGTCGGAGATGAAGCAAGTGGATGCGCTACTGGGCTACGACCGTGCCATGATACTGGCTTTCATGCACAAATTTGATCGTGCCGGCAGagaatttttggagctggtcAACATCAATTCTTACTCACACTGTCTTTACACCTACTTTGCTGGGGCGTGTTACTTGGAGTGCTATCGTATGTGCATCACAGGACTGAATATTGAATCCGACGTCCCAGATAAGGTGGATCTCACAAAAAAAGATTATTATAAAGAACAGGCCGAGAAACATCTCAAGGCAGCTCCGTCGCTGAtcggcaagaagaaattccAGTCCAAGATCCCTCCGTTCGAAAAGTTTATTGCAAGAAAATTGAAGCAGATTGAGAAGACACAGCAGGCCACCGGATTACCGTTTCTGGATTGCGTTGGCACGTCGCTGATCCATGAGCTGGTGTATTTCTGGAACGGCTACAATCGAATGACAGAGGAACAACTCAGACTCTCGATAGAGCTTCTCGGCTACTCGGCCGATGCAATCAAAGACAGGGACCTGGACCTCGAAAACCCAGCCACGCACGAGCCATATAGCAAGATCAGCGAGGCGCGCGAGGAGGCCATGATCAGGCACACATTGCAGGCGATATCGCTGAGAAGACTGGGAAAAATCGAGGAAGGCAGCAAACTGCTGGACTCTGCAGTCATAAGCAACATGACGGAGACCGGCAAGGCTGGCGTGAAtcagaaactgctcaagctgaCCGAGAACCCATGGCTCTATCCGACTGCATTATATGAAAAAGCgcttttctgctggaagCAGCAAGGATTTGATGGTCTCGAGGAGTCCAAGAACTGGCTCAAAAAATCTCAAACATATGGGGGAGATGACTACGAGCTAAGCACCCGAGTGTCGATGAAAACGAAAGCCGCTCTCGATAGATTAGAAGACATTCGTATTTAA
- a CDS encoding putative peroxisomal peroxiredoxin encodes MSQIKVSDKLPTDIKLFYVPYSPEYENICSIALPKELDLAELAPGKTLVIVAAPGAFTPTCTERHIPAFVQHAEELKKKGADEIIVLTTNDPFVQSAWGKALGNTKGVVKFATDPSGEFSKKLGLAVDGAPFVTYRTGRYALIAKDGVVTYVGVETGRDVTVSSYEAVLEHL; translated from the coding sequence ATGTCTCAAATCAAGGTCTCTGACAAATTGCCAACCGATATCAAGCTTTTCTATGTTCCATACTCTCCGGAGTACGAGAACATTTGCTCAATTGCCCTGCCaaaggagctggatttggCCGAACTGGCTCCAGGCAAGACATTGGTAATTGTGGCTGCTCCGGGCGCATTCACTCCAACCTGTACCGAAAGACATATCCCAGCtttcgtccagcacgcCGAGgaactgaagaagaagggtGCCGACGAGATCATAGTCCTCACCACCAATGACCCATTCGTCCAGTCGGCTTGGGGTAAGGCCTTGGGCAACACCAAGGGCGTTGTCAAATTTGCTACCGATCCATCTGGTGAGTTCAGCAAGAAGCTTGGCCTTGCTGTTGATGGTGCCCCATTCGTCACCTACCGTACTGGAAGATACGCTCTGATTGCGAAGGACGGTGTGGTTACCTATGTTGGTGTCGAAACTGGCAGGGACGTTACTGTCAGCAGCTACGAAGCTGTTTTGGAGCACCTGTAG
- a CDS encoding exocyst complex component 4 → MREGCNPLEVVMPLLDSSSVGMAHKQPQFLELKNTFNKILKHAVNEHFEAFNDSIGSYGITVETILESQSNLERVRSELATASSLMSSPSEVLKELNHRQKQSGDIIDVLEKISEVKENLDQIDSYNAEKNFKGAQELINTTSKLAEQYGLWQIDALSGLEQTLISQSQTLFDALLEEINGLIYFKIDGSRRTVYDEHVKSRLIKMSTSDIDDVSRAINDPLYEFIQSLTENTDEGVAPGKDVHTFQLIRDYLMITHDLGRLDEALAILAERALDEVRLMINRSSEEVRIKYPEQMELSKTTDFDIFDFSLFNNMSGTILQELFSLLFKRCLSLLQSHRAILEISKISGFSYDFQQVWSALEKQLSSVLVSYLVDESLLDNVENASKLDDSLPYARLPRDYIANRSQPIIQFAKLSLDDKLFSTGKVQGVLNDLFSGQLDAVKEEKGSFFIENEHTTKRDVLVAPNIFNMSVIIEDLLFFVGGASHAFPQEDGKNLLQFFHKFMDVIFMTQLENTLTYQFERTLETGLSFQRFFSHLFQVFSTSMYYRRPYVHVILRIMSKMVAKYQSLFDECVPHDLSGARSSLVSYWLNDSHLSKISLAILAGELQLIPEEISVQLKEGGKLFKLAAPQQNPRYEALAKLLESLETTLDWLPRVKREVEPVSETGSSMTVLKANWQFMDRGSISTVENTSQTLFLALSADAITKFDEIIASLRAITSRIKLYIRYTVQSTAVWHVTSMLDKTNWMPDSETDEISVDLNTLNKKMASVSNILDSIVGSDQKQRILCGIPSFIDHLIVSESNRIIKMNQYGVRQLFLNVRVAQQMLRNVMEDPELVDFRKTKAYFDMFSSSEQGILDRIHQDSTNMFNLEDYRNLIRLVFSESLDKSMSSRSTGSYSASKRYADCIHKLEAEFKQS, encoded by the coding sequence ATGCGCGAAGGCTGTAATCCGCTTGAGGTTGTGATGCCGCTGCTTGACAGCTCGTCTGTTGGGATGGCCCATAAACAGCCTCAGTTCCTGGAACTCAAAAATACCTTCAACAAGATTCTCAAACACGCTGTCAACGAGCATTTTGAGGCTTTCAACGATAGCATTGGGTCTTACGGTATCACAGTGGAGACTATTCTTGAATCGCAGTCGAATCTGGAACGGGTTCGTTCTGAGCTAGCTACCGCGTCTTCTCTGATGAGTTCTCCCTCCGAGGTTCTCAAGGAGCTTAACCAtcgtcaaaaacaaagcGGAGACATCATTGATGTGCTTGAGAAGATCTCCGAAGTAAAAGAGAACCTGGATCAAATCGATAGCTACAATGCAGagaagaatttcaaagGCGCTCAAGAACTCATAAATACTACGTCGAAACTGGCAGAGCAATACGGCCTCTGGCAAATAGACGCACTTTCTGGACTGGAGCAGACTCTTATTTCACAATCACAGACACTATTCGACGCccttttggaggagatcaaCGGACTGATCTATTTCAAGATCGACGGGTCTCGCCGTACGGTATACGACGAGCACGTCAAAAGCCGTCTTATAAAAATGAGTACATCAGATATTGACGATGTTTCGCGAGCGATCAATGACCCATTGTATGAATTCATCCAAAGTTTGACCGAGAACACGGACGAAGGAGTTGCGCCTGGCAAGGATGTACACACATTCCAGCTAATTAGGGACTATCTGATGATTACACATGACCTTGGAAGGTTGGACGAGGCACTTGCAATTTTGGCCGAGAGGGCGTTAGACGAGGTGAGACTAATGATCAATAGATCGTCGGAAGAAGTACGAATCAAGTATCCTGAGCAAATGGAGCTATCAAAAACCACCGACTTCGATATTTTCGATTTTTCGCTATTCAACAATATGAGTGGAACAATTTTACAAGAACTTTTTTCGCTCCTGTTCAAGAGGTGTCTGTCGCTGCTACAGAGCCATCGGGCgattttggaaatttcAAAAATCAGTGGTTTTTCTTACGACTTCCAGCAAGTCTGGAGCGcgttggaaaaacagctAAGTTCGGTCCTTGTGTCTTATTTGGTTGACGAAAGCCTGCTGGACAATGTGGAGAATGCATCAAAACTGGACGACTCTCTTCCCTATGCTAGGCTGCCTAGGGACTACATTGCCAACCGTTCACAGCCAATAATTCAGTTTGCTAAGCTCTCCCTGGATGACAAGCTCTTTTCAACAggaaaagttcaaggagtttTGAATGATCTATTTTCGGGACAGCTGGACGCAgtgaaagaagagaagGGGTCTTTCTTTATTGAAAACGAACACACCACGAAAAGAGATGTTCTGGTTGCGCCTAACATATTTAACATGAGTGTCATTATAGAGGAcctgctctttttcgtTGGCGGCGCCAGCCACGCATTTCCTCAGGAAGATGGCAAGAACCTGCTCCAGTTCTTCCACAAATTTATGGATGTCATTTTCATGACGCAGCTTGAGAATACACTAACTTACCAGTTTGAGCGCACTTTGGAAACCGGGCTCTCGTTCCAACGCTTTTTCAGTCATCTATTTCAGGTTTTCAGCACCTCAATGTACTATAGAAGACCTTATGTCCATGTTATTTTACGAATCATGTCGAAGATGGTGGCCAAATATCAATCACTTTTCGACGAATGCGTACCTCATGATTTGAGTGGAGCGCGCTCGTCCTTAGTGTCGTACTGGCTGAATGATTCTCATCTAAGCAAAATATCGTTGGCTATTTTGGCTGGCGAGCTGCAACTCATTCCGGAGGAGATTTCCGTGCAACTGAAAGAAGGCGGTAAATTGTTCAAGTTGGCTGCTCCGCAACAAAATCCTCGGTATGAGGCTCTAGCAAAACTTCTGGAAAGTTTGGAAACCACATTGGACTGGTTGCCTAGAGTGAAGCGCGAAGTTGAGCCTGTAAGCGAGACAGGCTCCAGCATGACGGTATTGAAGGCAAATTGGCAATTCATGGACAGGGGATCTATCTCGACCGTTGAAAATACATCTCAAACGCTATTCCTTGCTCTCAGTGCAGACGCCATCaccaagtttgacgagattaTTGCCAGCCTTCGCGCAATTACCTCCAGGATCAAGCTATATATTAGATACACAGTGCAAAGCACAGCAGTTTGGCATGTAACTTCCATGCTGGACAAGACAAACTGGATGCCCGACTCGGAGACTGACGAGATCAGCGTTGATCTGAATACTTTGAACAAGAAAATGGCGTCCGTAAGCAACATCCTAGACTCCATCGTGGGCTCTGACCAGAAACAACGGATTCTGTGCGGTATACCTTCGTTCATTGACCATTTGATTGTTTCTGAGTCCAACAGAATCATCAAGATGAACCAGTACGGCGTTCGTCAGCTCTTCTTGAACGTGAGGGTTGCACAGCAGATGTTGAGAAATGTGATGGAAGATCCCGAGCTGGTGGATTTCAGGAAAACAAAAGCATATTTTGACatgttcagcagctccgaACAGGGGATTTTGGACCGAATCCACCAAGACTCCACCAACATGTTCAATCTCGAGGATTACAGAAATCTCATCCGGTTGGTGTTCAGCGAAAGTCTGGACAAGAGCATGTCGAGCAGGTCGACCGGCTCCTACAGTGCCAGCAAGCGATACGCTGACTGTATACACAAGCTTGAAGCGGAGTTTAAACAGTCATAA
- a CDS encoding Alcohol dehydrogenase 2 — protein MTSIPKTQKAVVFETNGGPLLYKDIPVPQPKPNEILVNVKYSGVCHTDLHAWKGDWPLDTKLPLVGGHEGAGVVVAKGANVTNFEIGDYAGIKWLNGSCMGCEFCQQGAEPNCPEADLSGYTHDGSFQQYATADAVQAAKIPKGTNLADVAPILCAGVTVYKALKTAELSPGQWVAISGAGGGLGSLAVQYAVAMGLRVLGIDGGDEKAKLFESLGGEVFIDFTKEKDIVGAVQKATNGGPHGVINVSVSPAAISQSCQYVRTLGKVVLVGLPAGAVCESPVFEHVIKSIQIRGSYVGNRQDTAESIDFFVRGKVKAPIKVVGLSELPKVFELMEQGKIAGRYVLDTSK, from the coding sequence ATGACTTCCATTCCAAAGACTCAAAAGGCCGTTGTTTTCGAGACCAACGGTGGTCCTCTTCTCTACAAGGACATCCCTGTTCCACAACCAAAGCCAAATGAGATTCTTGTCAACGTCAAGTACTCCGGTGTTTGCCACACCGATCTCCACGCTTGGAAGGGTGACTGGCCATTGGACACCAAACTTCCACTGGTCGGTGGTCACGAGGGTGCtggtgttgttgttgctAAGGGTGCCAACGTTACCAACTTTGAAATCGGTGACTACGCTGGTATCAAATGGTTGAACGGCTCGTGCATGGGTTGTGAGTTCTGTCAACAAGGTGCAGAGCCAAACTGTCCTGAGGCCGACCTTTCCGGTTACACGCACGACGGTTCTTTCCAACAATACGCCACTGCTGATGCTGTccaggctgccaagatTCCAAAGGGAACTAACCTGGCTGACGTTGCTCCAATTCTCTGTGCTGGTGTCACTGTGTACAAGGCATTGAAGACTGCCGAATTGAGCCCAGGCCAATGGGTTGCTATCtctggtgctggtggaggatTGGGTTCTCTTGCCGTTCAATACGCTGTCGCCATGGGCCTGAGAGTCCTGGGTATCGATGGTGGTGACGAAAAGGCTAAGCTCTTCGAGAGCTTGGGCGGAGAAGTCTTCATCGATTTCACCAAGGAAAAGGACATTGTCGGAGCCGTCCAGAAGGCAACCAACGGTGGTCCACACGGTGTTATCAACGTTTCTGTGTCTCCAGCAGCTATCTCTCAATCCTGCCAATACGTGAGAACTCTTGGTAAggttgttcttgttggtCTTCCAGCCGGTGCTGTTTGCGAGTCTCCAGTTTTCGAGCACGTTATCAAGTCTATCCAGATTAGAGGTTCCTACGTTGGTAACAGACAGGACACTGCCGAGTCGATTGACTTCTTCGTCAGAGGCAAGGTTAAGGCTCCAATCAAGGTTGTTGGCCTTTCTGAGCTGCCAAAGGTGTTCGAGTTGATGGAGCAAGGAAAGATTGCTGGAAGATACGTTCTTGACACTTCCAAATAG
- a CDS encoding putative secreted protein — protein MQIPPIRPRRRYIVLLLTVVLCVLLYSAATHTPRVDENAKIREILNDANPASELDPDTILQRLQNGPPSASASPSSVTSTGSSGEQIKNNPKNKKPKVTLEEFEESRAQVIKAIFKLIASVRPAISYTDRRSNRGDDSPLSHSVLTEDLLSQFLQFSPEFVDAFKSSHADAVEKIYGIKFPQGLYKGNGVVMIGGDDYSWLTLVSIKIMRDFGGDLPVEVIMPRRVESDSLFCDKYLPELNAKCVYLTDLLGENYESEININKYQYKGVALLASSFENLLLLDSDNLPVAPVTNQLFNSTPFAEYGMVFWPDFWKRTTSPVFYEIASTEVLPVRVRDCQVDYPESQYSTLRPKDARTQIPYHDRLGAIPDKSTESGQLLISKREHADVVLLSLYYNAYGPDGYYALLSQGVAGEGDKDTFPAAATVLKKKFYQLKKNVGVNGFMRNGEYRGVGMLQYDPIKDYENFQEFVKLHESSDEMFEAQNMDNFLGPEEKNKVMFAHCNYPKLYPDELLQDFVIRDHEHIKMLESGQIPGNYEYHFWQIMYDLICLDRVDLAYTRNKEQMSTPEERTKFCDGAFKEHVEWLKTR, from the coding sequence ATGCAAATTCCGCCCATCAGGCCACGCCGCCGTTATATAGTACTTCTTCTTACTGTGGTTCTGTGTGTGTTGTTGTACTCCGCAGCTACTCACACACCTAGGGTGGACGAAAATGCAAAAATACGAGAGATTCTCAATGACGCCAACCCAGCATCGGAACTGGACCCTGACACGATTTTACAGCGGCTGCAGAATGGGCCGCCTTCGGCAAGCGCATCCCCATCTTCAGTGACCTCAACTGGCTCCTCAGGAGAACAGATTAAGAACAATcccaaaaataaaaagcCCAAAGTTACtcttgaagaatttgaagaaagcCGGGCTCAGGTCATTAAAGCCATCTTCAAACTCATCGCCTCCGTGCGACCGGCAATCTCCTACACAGACAGACGGTCCAATAGGGGCGACGACTCTCCACTATCCCACAGTGTACTCACTGAAGATCTGTTATCCCAGTTTTTGCAGTTTTCGCCAGAGTTTGTTGATGCATTCAAATCTAGCCATGCAGATGCAGTCGAGAAAATTTACGGCATCAAGTTTCCACAGGGACTGTATAAGGGAAACGGAGTGGTGATGATCGGCGGTGACGACTACTCCTGGCTCACCTTAGTGTCCATCAAAATCATGAGAgactttggaggagatctGCCCGTCGAGGTGATCATGCCCCGTCGTGTCGAGTCGGACTCTCTCTTTTGCGATAAGTACCTACCTGAGCTGAATGCCAAGTGCGTCTATTTGACTGACTTGTTAGGCGAAAACTATGAGTCTGAgatcaacatcaacaaataCCAGTACAAGGGAGTTGCATTACTGGCGTCCTCGTTCGAAAATCTTTTGCTCCTGGACAGCGACAACTTGCCAGTTGCCCCGGTTACCAACCAGCTGTTCAACAGCACACCTTTCGCTGAGTATGGGATGGTGTTTTGGCCCgacttttggaaaagaacCACCAGTCCCGTGTTCTACGAGATAGCATCAACAGAGGTTTTGCCGGTGCGTGTCAGAGACTGCCAAGTAGACTATCCTGAGTCTCAGTACTCAACCTTGCGTCCCAAGGATGCCAGAACGCAAATTCCTTACCACGACAGATTGGGCGCCATTCCTGACAAAAGTACTGAATCAGGCCAATTGCTTATATCGAAACGAGAGCATGCCGATGTGGTACTACTCTCACTATACTATAATGCATATGGTCCGGATGGCTACTACGCCCTTCTTTCACAGGGAGTGGCAGGTGAAGGAGACAAAGACACGTTCCCGGCAGCTGCTACCGTtctcaaaaaaaaattctatcagctcaagaaaaatgtTGGTGTCAATGGATTCATGCGCAATGGTGAGTACCGTGGAGTTGGGATGCTGCAATATGATCCAATAAAAGACTACGAGAACTTCCAGGAATTTGTGAAACTCCACGAAAGCTCCGACGAGATGTTTGAAGCCCAAAACATGGACAATTTCCTGGGCCCtgaagagaaaaacaaagtGATGTTTGCACACTGCAACTACCCAAAATTATATCCTGATGAACTGTTGCAGGACTTCGTCATCAGAGACCATGAACATATCAAGATGTTGGAATCGGGCCAGATTCCTGGCAACTACGAGTACCACTTCTGGCAGATTATGTACGATCTGATTTGTTTGGATCGGGTAGATCTGGCATATACTCGCAATAAGGAGCAGATGAGCACTCCAGAAGAGCGCACCAAGTTCTGTGACGGTGCCTTTAAAGAGCACGTTGAGTGGCTCAAAACGCGATGA